In one window of Aquamicrobium sp. DNA:
- a CDS encoding LysR family transcriptional regulator, with protein sequence MALDWDKLRVFHAAAEAGSFTHAAETLRLSQSAISRQVSALEQDVGMPLFHRHARGLVLTEQGEILYKTAHEVLMKLETVKARLTEAKDRPSGPLRVSTTVGLGSGWLTERVQEFLDLYPEIQLHLILANEELDLTMRQADCAIRLRQPQQPDLIQRKLFTVHFHLFAAPSYINKHGKPRTIEELDKHRIVTFGEQVPHHLADMNWLETAGRPEGSKRLATLQINNIMSIKMAVQRGAGIAMLPDYMVDKDSGLVQIMPETEVPSFDTYFCYPDAMKNQVKLHVFRDFLIAKARSWAF encoded by the coding sequence ATGGCGCTGGACTGGGACAAGCTGCGGGTCTTTCATGCGGCGGCGGAAGCCGGCTCGTTCACCCACGCGGCCGAAACGCTGAGGCTGTCGCAGTCGGCGATCTCGCGGCAGGTGAGCGCGCTCGAGCAGGATGTCGGCATGCCGCTGTTCCATCGCCATGCGCGCGGCCTCGTCCTCACCGAGCAGGGGGAAATCCTCTACAAGACCGCGCATGAAGTCCTGATGAAGCTGGAGACGGTCAAGGCGCGGCTGACCGAGGCGAAGGACCGTCCCTCCGGCCCGTTGCGCGTCTCCACCACCGTGGGTCTCGGCTCCGGCTGGCTGACCGAGCGCGTACAGGAATTCCTCGACCTCTACCCGGAAATCCAGCTCCACCTCATCCTCGCCAACGAGGAGCTCGACCTGACCATGCGCCAGGCCGACTGCGCGATCCGGCTGCGTCAGCCGCAGCAGCCGGACCTGATCCAGCGCAAGCTGTTCACGGTTCACTTCCACCTCTTCGCCGCGCCGTCCTACATCAACAAGCATGGCAAGCCGCGCACCATCGAGGAACTGGACAAGCACCGCATCGTCACCTTCGGCGAGCAGGTGCCGCATCACCTCGCCGACATGAACTGGCTGGAGACGGCCGGGCGGCCGGAAGGCTCCAAGCGCCTCGCCACGCTTCAGATCAACAACATCATGTCGATCAAGATGGCGGTGCAGCGCGGCGCGGGCATCGCCATGCTGCCCGATTACATGGTCGACAAGGATTCGGGGCTGGTCCAGATCATGCCGGAGACCGAGGTGCCGTCCTTCGACACCTATTTCTGCTATCCCGACGCGATGAAGAACCAGGTCAAGCTGCACGTCTTCCGCGACTTCCTCATCGCCAAAGCGCGGAGCTGGGCATTCTGA
- a CDS encoding elongation factor G, whose protein sequence is MGKRAGERRKGPKCVAIVGPFSSGKTTLLEALLARTRAIARQNAVSSGSTVGDHSPEARAHLMSVETAVATTDFMGESITFVDCPGSIEFASEAKPVLAACDLAVVVAEPDEKKFPALQLIMRQLDEMGVPRLLFLNKIDKATAGVRETLKLLQPASTTPLLLRQIPLRKDGIVVGSIDLALERAYVWREHAESEVAEIPDDEKAREIEARFSMLEALADHDDALMEQLLEEIEPPRDEVFDDLAADLRDGAITPVLIGSAEKGNGIMRLLKAIRHDAPDVEATRGRLGAEAGKPLLQVMKTIHTPHGGKLSVARVLAGRVADATEIHASSGGTGKISGIYRLLGKDQTKLSAAEEGETVALGKLDDIATGDTLSTARGVAPLVAFDAPAPVYTLALRPKERKDDVKLSASLQKLIQEDPSITVEQNQDTGETIISGHGEMHLRVTVERLEGKYQIAVEAHPPRVPYRETIRKPVTQRGRHKKQSGGHGQFGDVVLDIKPLPRGSGFEFTDTITGGVVPKQYIPSVEAGIRDYLKSGPLGFPVVDVAVNLADGSYHTVDSSDMAFQQAARIGMKEGMAACSPVLLEPILKVQIFTPSDATAKVTALVPQRRGQILGFDGRPGWPGWDVVEALMPQAEIGSLIVELRSATAGVASYAAEFDHMAELTGRLADEVMSAHGKAA, encoded by the coding sequence ATGGGTAAAAGAGCCGGAGAACGACGCAAGGGACCGAAATGCGTGGCCATTGTCGGTCCCTTCTCAAGCGGAAAGACGACGCTTCTTGAGGCGCTTCTGGCCCGCACCCGGGCGATAGCGCGCCAGAACGCGGTTTCGTCCGGCAGCACGGTGGGCGACCATTCGCCCGAGGCCCGCGCCCATCTGATGAGCGTCGAGACCGCCGTCGCCACCACCGACTTCATGGGCGAGAGCATCACCTTCGTCGACTGCCCCGGCTCGATCGAGTTCGCCTCCGAGGCGAAGCCGGTTCTCGCGGCCTGCGACCTTGCCGTGGTCGTCGCCGAGCCGGACGAGAAGAAGTTTCCCGCGCTCCAGCTCATTATGCGCCAGCTCGACGAGATGGGCGTGCCGCGGCTCCTCTTCCTCAACAAGATCGACAAGGCGACGGCCGGCGTGCGCGAGACGCTGAAGCTGCTCCAGCCGGCCTCGACGACGCCGCTGCTGCTGCGCCAGATACCGCTGCGCAAGGACGGCATCGTCGTCGGCTCGATCGACCTCGCGCTGGAGCGCGCCTATGTCTGGCGCGAGCACGCCGAGAGCGAGGTCGCCGAGATTCCCGACGACGAGAAGGCGCGCGAGATCGAGGCCCGCTTCTCGATGCTGGAGGCGCTGGCCGACCATGACGACGCGCTGATGGAGCAATTGCTGGAGGAGATCGAGCCGCCGCGCGACGAGGTGTTCGACGACCTCGCCGCCGACCTGCGCGACGGTGCGATCACCCCGGTGCTGATCGGCTCGGCCGAGAAGGGCAACGGCATCATGCGCCTGCTGAAGGCCATCCGCCACGACGCGCCCGATGTCGAGGCGACGCGGGGGCGGCTCGGCGCCGAAGCCGGCAAGCCGCTGCTTCAGGTGATGAAGACGATCCACACGCCGCATGGCGGCAAGCTTTCGGTCGCCCGCGTGCTGGCCGGCCGCGTGGCCGACGCCACCGAAATCCATGCGTCGAGCGGCGGGACGGGGAAGATTTCCGGCATCTACCGCCTGCTCGGCAAGGACCAGACCAAGCTCTCCGCCGCCGAGGAAGGCGAGACGGTGGCGCTGGGCAAGCTCGACGACATCGCCACCGGCGACACGCTGTCGACGGCGCGGGGCGTCGCGCCGCTCGTCGCCTTCGATGCGCCGGCGCCGGTCTACACCCTCGCCCTGCGCCCGAAGGAGCGCAAGGACGACGTCAAGCTGTCCGCCAGCCTGCAGAAGCTGATCCAGGAAGACCCCTCGATCACCGTCGAGCAGAACCAGGACACCGGCGAGACGATCATCTCCGGCCATGGCGAGATGCATCTGCGCGTCACCGTCGAGCGGCTGGAGGGCAAGTACCAGATCGCCGTCGAAGCGCACCCGCCGCGCGTGCCCTATCGCGAGACCATCCGCAAACCGGTCACGCAGCGCGGCCGGCACAAGAAGCAGTCGGGCGGCCACGGCCAGTTCGGCGACGTAGTGCTCGACATCAAGCCACTACCGCGCGGCTCGGGATTCGAGTTCACCGACACCATCACCGGCGGCGTCGTGCCCAAGCAGTACATCCCCTCGGTCGAGGCCGGCATCCGCGACTACCTGAAATCCGGGCCGCTCGGCTTTCCGGTGGTGGACGTCGCGGTCAACCTCGCCGACGGCTCGTACCATACGGTCGATTCCTCCGACATGGCGTTCCAACAGGCCGCGCGCATCGGCATGAAGGAGGGCATGGCCGCCTGCTCGCCGGTGCTGCTGGAGCCGATCCTGAAGGTGCAGATCTTCACCCCCTCGGACGCCACCGCCAAGGTGACGGCGCTGGTGCCGCAGCGGCGCGGCCAGATCCTCGGCTTCGACGGCCGCCCGGGCTGGCCCGGCTGGGACGTGGTCGAGGCGCTGATGCCGCAGGCCGAGATCGGCAGCCTGATCGTCGAGCTGCGCTCGGCCACCGCGGGCGTCGCGTCCTACGCGGCCGAGTTCGACCACATGGCCGAGCTGACCGGCCGGCTCGCCGACGAGGTGATGAGCGCGCACGGCAAGGCGGCCTGA
- a CDS encoding putative bifunctional diguanylate cyclase/phosphodiesterase, whose protein sequence is MSIFTTIRNHSKRGYYVLQALFAASALTLAWSLAALGDTGMLASALAFCLAVSLAAIVILYYLQRTIGERLRRASMDEIETARIMNTDALTGAMMRGAFLDELQRALGRPLAPRQATLVLVDLDHFKQLNDSFGHPFGDAALAHLVRLMGQLFPDVMIGRLGGDEFALLIRDCDIAATEARCRLLMEQLRAGMVHDGHTVSLSVSMGAALAPAHAGQPANLMLLADLALYESKANGRGRMTVFDTDLLAEKRHRRFIERELRAAIYLNELELHYQPVVNADGSTYAVEGLVRWRHPVRGLIPPGEFIPVAEATSLIDTLGAWVFRRACLDSAAFPGCRISINVSGEQLKRDEFVAMLGRVLEETGCEAGRFVLEITETAATAATPEILRRLEAARAMGFRVALDDFGTGFCGFNYLKTLPIDAIKIDRSYIKSLSHDEVARVFVSALAQIAHIQHLVIVAEGIETEGDLALARAAGCNRFQGYHIARPAPKEALAAFFRGREPVALAG, encoded by the coding sequence ATGAGCATCTTCACCACCATCAGGAACCACAGCAAGCGCGGCTATTACGTGCTCCAGGCGCTTTTCGCCGCCAGCGCGCTGACGCTCGCCTGGTCGCTCGCCGCCTTGGGCGATACCGGCATGCTGGCCTCGGCGCTCGCCTTCTGCCTCGCCGTCAGCCTCGCCGCCATCGTCATCCTCTATTACCTCCAGCGCACCATCGGCGAGCGGCTTCGCCGCGCCTCGATGGACGAGATCGAGACCGCGCGCATCATGAACACCGACGCGCTGACCGGGGCGATGATGCGCGGCGCGTTCCTCGATGAATTGCAGCGCGCGCTCGGCCGGCCGCTCGCGCCGCGGCAGGCGACGCTGGTCCTGGTCGATCTCGACCATTTCAAGCAGTTGAACGACAGCTTCGGCCATCCGTTCGGCGACGCGGCGCTCGCCCACCTCGTCAGGCTGATGGGCCAGTTGTTTCCCGACGTCATGATCGGCCGGCTCGGCGGCGACGAATTCGCCCTCCTGATCCGCGATTGCGACATCGCCGCCACCGAGGCCCGCTGCCGCCTGCTGATGGAGCAGCTTCGCGCCGGCATGGTCCATGACGGGCACACGGTCTCGCTCTCCGTCTCCATGGGCGCGGCGCTCGCCCCCGCCCATGCCGGCCAGCCGGCCAACCTGATGCTGCTGGCCGACCTCGCGCTCTACGAGAGCAAGGCCAATGGCCGCGGGCGCATGACCGTCTTCGACACCGACCTCTTGGCAGAGAAGCGCCACCGCCGCTTCATCGAGCGCGAGCTGCGCGCCGCCATCTACCTCAACGAGCTGGAGCTGCACTACCAGCCGGTCGTCAACGCCGACGGCTCGACCTATGCGGTCGAGGGGCTGGTGCGCTGGCGCCATCCGGTGCGCGGCCTGATCCCGCCCGGCGAGTTCATCCCCGTCGCCGAGGCGACGAGCCTGATCGACACGCTCGGCGCGTGGGTCTTCCGCCGCGCCTGCCTCGACAGCGCCGCCTTCCCCGGCTGCCGCATCAGCATCAACGTCTCCGGCGAGCAGCTGAAGCGCGACGAGTTCGTCGCCATGCTCGGGCGCGTGCTGGAGGAGACGGGCTGCGAGGCCGGCCGCTTCGTCCTCGAGATCACCGAAACCGCCGCCACCGCCGCGACGCCGGAGATCCTGCGCCGGCTGGAGGCCGCCCGCGCCATGGGCTTCCGCGTCGCGCTCGATGATTTCGGCACCGGCTTCTGCGGCTTCAACTATCTGAAGACCCTGCCGATAGACGCGATCAAGATCGACCGCTCTTACATCAAGAGCCTGTCGCATGACGAGGTGGCACGCGTCTTCGTCTCGGCGCTGGCGCAGATCGCCCATATCCAGCATCTCGTCATCGTCGCCGAGGGCATCGAGACCGAAGGCGACCTCGCGCTGGCGCGGGCTGCCGGCTGCAACCGCTTCCAGGGCTATCACATCGCCCGCCCGGCCCCGAAGGAGGCGCTCGCCGCATTCTTCCGCGGCCGGGAGCCGGTGGCGCTCGCCGGCTGA
- a CDS encoding pyridoxal phosphate-dependent aminotransferase, translating into MAFLADALSRVKPSATIAVTQKARELKAKGRDVISLGAGEPDFDTPDNVKNAAIEAIRRGETKYPPVSGIAPLREAIAQKFKRENNLDYKPEQTIVGTGGKQILFNAFMATLNPGDEVVIPRPYWVSYPEMVALCGGTPAFAETSIENGFKLTGAALEKVVTAKTKWLVLNSPSNPSGAAYTEAELKDIAAVLMKHPQVWVLTDDMYEHLTYGDFTFRTIAEVEPALYERTLTMNGVSKAYAMTGWRIGYAAGPLPLIKAMDMIQGQQTSGACTIAQWASVEALNGPQDFIHKNKAIFQNRRDLVVSMLNQARGISCPTPEGAFYVYPSCAALIGKKTQAGKVIETDEDFVAELLEAEGVAVVHGSAFGLGPNFRISYATSEALLEDACTRIQRFTASLV; encoded by the coding sequence ATGGCCTTCCTTGCCGATGCCCTTTCCCGCGTGAAGCCTTCCGCAACCATAGCGGTGACGCAGAAAGCGCGCGAGCTGAAGGCGAAAGGCCGCGACGTGATCTCGCTCGGCGCGGGCGAGCCGGATTTCGACACTCCCGACAACGTCAAGAACGCGGCGATCGAGGCGATCAGGCGCGGCGAGACCAAGTATCCGCCGGTCTCCGGCATCGCGCCGCTGCGCGAGGCGATCGCGCAGAAGTTCAAGCGCGAGAACAATCTCGATTACAAGCCGGAGCAGACCATCGTCGGCACCGGCGGCAAGCAGATCCTGTTCAACGCCTTCATGGCGACGCTGAACCCCGGCGACGAGGTCGTCATCCCGCGCCCCTACTGGGTCAGCTACCCGGAAATGGTCGCGCTGTGCGGCGGCACCCCGGCCTTCGCCGAGACCTCGATCGAAAACGGCTTCAAGCTGACCGGCGCGGCGCTGGAGAAGGTCGTCACGGCGAAGACCAAGTGGCTCGTCCTCAACTCGCCGTCGAACCCGTCGGGCGCGGCCTACACCGAGGCCGAGCTGAAGGACATCGCCGCCGTCTTGATGAAGCACCCGCAGGTCTGGGTGCTGACCGACGACATGTACGAGCACCTGACCTATGGCGATTTCACCTTCCGCACCATCGCCGAGGTCGAGCCGGCGCTCTACGAGCGCACCCTGACCATGAACGGCGTCTCGAAGGCCTACGCCATGACCGGCTGGCGCATCGGCTACGCCGCCGGCCCGCTGCCGCTGATCAAGGCGATGGACATGATCCAGGGCCAGCAGACGTCGGGCGCCTGCACCATCGCCCAGTGGGCCTCCGTCGAGGCGCTGAACGGCCCGCAGGACTTCATCCACAAGAACAAGGCGATCTTCCAGAACCGGCGCGACCTCGTCGTGTCGATGCTCAACCAGGCGCGTGGCATCTCCTGCCCGACGCCGGAAGGCGCGTTCTACGTCTACCCCTCCTGCGCGGCGCTGATCGGCAAGAAGACGCAGGCCGGCAAGGTGATCGAGACCGACGAGGATTTCGTCGCCGAGCTTCTCGAGGCGGAAGGCGTTGCGGTGGTGCACGGCTCGGCCTTCGGCCTCGGCCCCAACTTCCGCATCTCCTATGCCACCTCCGAGGCGCTGCTGGAGGACGCCTGCACGCGCATCCAGCGCTTCACCGCCTCGCTGGTGTAG